In Chitinophaga oryzae, the sequence CTGCTTTCACCATAGATCATCTTTTTGTCCTTTACGCCCATCTTTTTTTCGAGGATAGGTTTGTATTGGGATTGTATCAGGGGTTTGTAGACGATGAACTCATCCGGTGATACGGCGCCTTGTACCACCAGTTCCCCCAGTCCAAAGGAGCCGTTGATCAGCACCACGTCACGGAAGCCCGACTCGGTATCGAGGGAGAAGGCTACGCCGGAAGCGCCGAGGTCTGAACGCACCATTTTCTGGACGCACACGGAGAGGCCTACACTGAAATGATCATAGCCGAAATTTTCGCGGTAGCTGATGGCGCGGTCGGTGAACAGGGAGGCGAAGCAGTTCCGTACGGAGTCTATCAGCGCTACCGGTCCGCGGACGTTGAGAAAAGTTTCCTGTTGCCCTGCAAAGGAAGCATCCGGGAGGTCTTCTGCAGTTGCGGAAGAACGCACGGCCACGTCGGTCTGTTCCTGGCCGTATTGTGCGGACAATGCCTGGTAAGCGGCAATAATTTCCTGGCTGAGTTCATGGGGGAACCGGGAGTTGCTGATCTCCTGCCTGATCCGCTGGCCGGCCCTGCGCAGCGAGCTGATGTTGTTGAAGTCGATCTGTGCTATCTGGTCCCTGATGAACTGGTCCAGGCCACTGTTTTGCATAAAATGATAATAGGCTTTCGTCGTGATGGCGAATCCGCCCGGGACTTTTACGCCGGCTTCCGACAGCCCGGAGATCATTTCACCCAGCGAGGCCGATTTTCCTCCTACCAGGGCAATAGCGTCCAGACCCACCTTTTGCAGCGGGAGTACAATGCTTTCTTTCATGGATTGTTGTTGTTTAATGTTGACAGGCAGGCACTATCATCAGCCTTCCATACGTGGTAAATTGTTTCTCCTGAAAGTTATGGTAATTGGTATCCCGCGGGATGTGAAGGCGCCACCGCCGAAAACAAAACCGCCAACTGCTCCTGCCGCCGATTTTTTTTCGGCAATATGTGCCCATATCCCTATTTTTGATCAAAAACCAGCCATGAGTTTCACACCGGACATGACAGACCTATGCATTCTGGACATACTGCAGACAGATGCCAGGACCACCAACAAAGAGATAGCGGCCAGGTTGGGGAAATCGGTAACGTCTGTTTTTGACAGGGTGAAGCGGTTGGAAGCTGAAGGATATATCACCGGGTATGTGGCCGTGCTCAATCCCCATAAGCTGGGCAGCACGCTGATCGCCTATACCAGCGTAACGCTGGAAAGCCATGGGCATGACAAGCTGCAGAGCTTTGAGCAGAAGATCAATTCATTTCCGGAGGTGCTGGAGAGTTATAAGATGAGCGGCCAATTCGACTACCTGCTGAAAATTGTGATTGCCGACATGGAGGCATATGAACTTTTTTATTCCAACAAACTATCCAAACTGGAAAACATATCGAAGATCAGAAGCCTGTTTGTGTTGTCGGAAACGAAGAAGGAGACAGGCCTGAACCTCAAGACGGCGCAGCTTCCGAAAGGCCGGCAGAAGACGGGCTTCGGTCCGGATAAGTAACATCGCCTGACGGAATTTTCATGCTTCCCCCGCTTGTTTATCTGCCCCTTAAACCTTAGTTTTGAGTGAAGAAACCGACTGAAAAATCAACCAGATAGTCCTGAATAATAGCCGGCGATAGCAGTGTTATACGTATTAAGATGATGACAGACTACACCTTCTATGCTGATGAAGAGCTGGTTCAACTGATGGCCGCTGACGATCACACCGCCTTTACGGAGATCTACAACAGGTATTGGAAACGCCTGTATGTACTGGCTTATGACCGCCTGCATTCCCGTGAGCTGGCAGAAGATGTAGTGCAGGACGTGTTTACCGGCCTGTGGCAACGCAGGAGCCAGTCTGTTATCCGTTCACTGCCCGCCTACCTGGCTACCGCCAACCGTTACGCCGTATTTGCCCAACTATCTAAATCAGCGAAGGTCATCACCGTAGAAGCGCTTCCCGAATCCCTGCAGGCCGTGGCCGATGAAACGGCGCAGCTGCATTTCCTGCAGCAGTCTATGGAACAGCAACTGAAAAAGTTGCCCGAAAAATGCCGCCTCGTTTTTAACTACAGCCGCAACGAAGGCCTTAGTAACCGCGAAATAGCCGCTGAACTGCAGATCTCCGAGAAAGCAGTGGAGAAACATATCACCAAAGCATTACAGCGGCTGCGCGTGCAGTTCAGGAACTACTTTCACGCCATATTCCTCTGCTGAAAAAAAAATTTGTCCGCGGGGTAGGGTAAGCCTGCCGTTTCCATACTTACATTATATAACACCTGTAAATTCTAAAGTGAATGGATAAGCAAGAACTGGCTATACTATCGGAAAAGTATCTTGCCGGCACAGCCAGTGAAGCGGAAGTAGACCGTCTGCTGCAATGGTATAACGCCTATGATGAACAGGAGCTGACCGCCCGGGTGACGGTGAGAGGACCGGAGACGGAAGGCCTGCTGAGAGACCGGATGTACCAGCGGTTGCAGGCTGCCACGCAGCCTCCGCAGCGGGTACGCCGGATGGAAGGATGGTACGGAAAGGTGGCCGCCGCAGCGCTGCTGCTGATCATGGCCGGCGGCGGGTATTATTACTTCACGCAGGTGCGGAAAGCTGCCCCGGCAGCAGCGACAGTACCTGCCCGGGTGGAGCCCGGGGGCGATAAGGCGACGCTGACGCTGGCCGATGGTTCTGTCGTAAACCTCGACAGTATCGGGACCGGTATGCTGACCTTACAGGGAGCGAAAGTAGAGAAGACCCAACATGGCCAGATCGTTTATAAGGGCAATGGCGACGTGGCTAATAATAACGTGCTGCGTACGCCCAGGGGCGGACAGTTTAAGGTAACGCTGCCCGACGGTACGCACGTATGGCTGAAC encodes:
- a CDS encoding FecR family protein, producing MDKQELAILSEKYLAGTASEAEVDRLLQWYNAYDEQELTARVTVRGPETEGLLRDRMYQRLQAATQPPQRVRRMEGWYGKVAAAALLLIMAGGGYYYFTQVRKAAPAAATVPARVEPGGDKATLTLADGSVVNLDSIGTGMLTLQGAKVEKTQHGQIVYKGNGDVANNNVLRTPRGGQFKVTLPDGTHVWLNASSSISYPTAFTGDNRKVAITGEVYFEVAADAARPFEVKVNDIDVLVLGTHFNINAYDDEQTVKTTLLEGAVLIRTPGAYKHLEPGQQARVKPGSNDIEWLKHVDVNSAVAWKNGYFSFDDADIPTVMRQLARWYNIEVSYAGKVPEGTFTGEIGRNLTQNQLMKILTQARINCKLEEGRKLVIYP
- a CDS encoding Lrp/AsnC family transcriptional regulator — encoded protein: MSFTPDMTDLCILDILQTDARTTNKEIAARLGKSVTSVFDRVKRLEAEGYITGYVAVLNPHKLGSTLIAYTSVTLESHGHDKLQSFEQKINSFPEVLESYKMSGQFDYLLKIVIADMEAYELFYSNKLSKLENISKIRSLFVLSETKKETGLNLKTAQLPKGRQKTGFGPDK
- a CDS encoding sigma-70 family RNA polymerase sigma factor, with the protein product MMTDYTFYADEELVQLMAADDHTAFTEIYNRYWKRLYVLAYDRLHSRELAEDVVQDVFTGLWQRRSQSVIRSLPAYLATANRYAVFAQLSKSAKVITVEALPESLQAVADETAQLHFLQQSMEQQLKKLPEKCRLVFNYSRNEGLSNREIAAELQISEKAVEKHITKALQRLRVQFRNYFHAIFLC